CCGTTGTGCCCCCTGGCACCCAGATAGTCGCGACGACGCAGGTGGCCACCACCCACTACATCGCAACACCGGGCGTGACCACTCGTGTTGTCCCCCCACCCATTCCCGTCCAACCCCTGCCGGGACCTGCGAGCGTCTCCACGGGCACCGGCGCAACCTGGGCCACCTCGACCCCCGTCAGCTATGGCAGTGTTGGCGGGGAAGTGCGGGCCGTGCAGCTACAACTGCGCAACCTGGGGTTCTATCAAGGTCCCATTACCGGGTACTTTGGCCCGGAAACCCAGGCAGCCGTGTATCGGTACCAGCAATCACGCAATATCGAACCGACCGGTGTCATTGGCCCGACTACGCTCTCCCAACTCAGCCGCGAGATCTAAGCCTAGGCCAAGCCTAGGCCAGCTTAAACCCCAACGGGAGTCAAGGCTTGTGGGGGTTCCTGGGTTAGCTCCTGGATGATGGCTGCGACCGATTGTATTTCCTTGGCGCGTCCAGCATTGGCTCCCGAAAAGATCAGGCCGTTGACAACATCGCCCCGGCTGGCCCGATCGAGGGCCTGGAGAATGCAGTAGGTTTCCCGGCTGTCTCGCCATTTACAACTGTGGAGACAATTAAAACAGCCCCCTTGGGGCCGCAGGACGCCCTGAATCGCCTTTTCTGCAAAGGGGTTGCGCAGTGCCCGTCCCGGTAGGCCCACGGGGCTGGGGACCAGAACCACATCCTCTGGACTCGCCTGACGATGGAACTCTTTATAGGCAGGCGCTGCATCACACTCATGAGTAGTAATAAAACGGGTGCCCAGTTGCACGCCCCTAGCGCCCAAGGCCAACATGGCCTCTAAATCTGCCCGGTCCCAAACGCCACCTGCTGCAATGACGGGAATGTCTGCCCCCACTTCCTCGCGCAAATAGGCGACGAGGGCAGGAATCACCTGCTCGGCACTCAGGGCAGGATCCATAACTTCCGATTCCCTAGCTCCTAGGTGCCCACCCGCATAACGGGGACTCTCAACGACGATCGCATCCGGTAGCCGCTGGTACTGGCGTTCCCACTTGCGGCAAATCAATTGCGCCGCCCGCACACTGGAGACGATTGGCACCAGGGCAACCTCTGGGTGATCTGCTGTATATTCTGGTAACCGCAGCGGTAATCCCGCCCCCGCAATGACTAAATTTACCCCGGCTGCCGCCGCTGTGCGCACCATTGTCTCGTGATCCCGGGTCGCCACCATTGAGTTAATGCCAATCACCCCCGTTGGGCTGAGGGTACGGGCCAAGCGCAACTCGTCGATCAAGGCCAACCGGTTGGCGGCAAAAAACGCTGTCTGAGGGTCCTTCCCCGGTCGCTGGGGGTCAAAATAAGGAGAATTCAGCCCCAACCCCGCCGTGGAGATAATGCCAATACCACCCGCATTCGCAACGGCTGCGGCCAGTCGGGCACCGGAGATCCGCACCCCCATGCCGCCCTGAACGATCGGATAACGCGCAACCTGCTGACCAATGCGCAGAGGTGTGAGTCCTTTCATCAAGTCCATCCGGTAATTGAACGATGTGAACAGCCCCATCGACGGGGAAGATAGTTATCAACAGTTATCAACTGCATAACTATCTGGCTATTATACTCTTAACGTTTTAAGTTGATTCTTTAGGAAAGTTTAGGTAGCTGTCGGTTTTCGCCACAAAACTTGAGGATTGTTCAGGGGAACGCTCAAGGAAATCTTAAGCATTGGGACGATGCTTCTGGAGAGACGCTGCGCGATTTTCCGGGGAAGACGCTGGGAAGACGCTGCGCGAACGGGGTCTCCTTGGCTGGCAGGAGTTGCTCTGTATAGAGGGAGAAATCGCTAAGATGGGTAAGCGGCTGGGGAGCGGGTATTCTCGGTAATCTTCACCCTTGAAACTCACTGACATCCCTGACGCGATGCTCCGGCAGAGACGCGGTGCGATCGCGATCGGGCCACTCATCCAGCGTGACAGGCTATAGGTAAAGTAGCGATGCAATTTATTGATCAGGCTGAAATTGAGGTCCGGGCTGGAAAAGGGGGCGATGGAATTGTGGCCTTCCGTCGGGAGAAGTATGTCCCTGCGGGGGGGCCTGCCGGTGGCAACGGCGGACGGGGGGGATCTGTGTGGATTAGGGCAACCGCCCATCTGCAAACCCTATTGGATTTTAAGTATGCTCGCACTTTTAAGGCGGAAGATGGCCAGCGGGGGGGGCCTAAGAATATGACGGGAGCCGCCGGGGCCGATCGCTGGATTGAGGTCCCCTGTGGCACGTTGATCTACGATGCGAAAACTGGGGAACTCTTGGGGGACCTGGTGCAGCCAGGGCAAACCCTGTGTGTGGCCCAGGGGGGGAAGGGGGGTCTGGGAAATGCCCATTTTCTTAGTAACAGCAACCGGGCGCCGGAACGTGCCCTGCCCGGTCTGCCGGGAGAGGTGCGGCAATTGCGGCTGGAATTAAAGCTCCTGGCTGAGGTGGGGATCATTGGCCTGCCGAATGCGGGCAAGTCCACGTTAATTTCGGTGCTCTCGGCAGCCCGCCCCAAAATTGCCGACTATCCCTTTACCACTTTGGTCCCTAACCTGGGGGTGGTGCGTAAACCCACAG
This DNA window, taken from Trichothermofontia sichuanensis B231, encodes the following:
- a CDS encoding NAD(P)H-dependent flavin oxidoreductase, with the translated sequence MKGLTPLRIGQQVARYPIVQGGMGVRISGARLAAAVANAGGIGIISTAGLGLNSPYFDPQRPGKDPQTAFFAANRLALIDELRLARTLSPTGVIGINSMVATRDHETMVRTAAAAGVNLVIAGAGLPLRLPEYTADHPEVALVPIVSSVRAAQLICRKWERQYQRLPDAIVVESPRYAGGHLGARESEVMDPALSAEQVIPALVAYLREEVGADIPVIAAGGVWDRADLEAMLALGARGVQLGTRFITTHECDAAPAYKEFHRQASPEDVVLVPSPVGLPGRALRNPFAEKAIQGVLRPQGGCFNCLHSCKWRDSRETYCILQALDRASRGDVVNGLIFSGANAGRAKEIQSVAAIIQELTQEPPQALTPVGV
- the obgE gene encoding GTPase ObgE, yielding MQFIDQAEIEVRAGKGGDGIVAFRREKYVPAGGPAGGNGGRGGSVWIRATAHLQTLLDFKYARTFKAEDGQRGGPKNMTGAAGADRWIEVPCGTLIYDAKTGELLGDLVQPGQTLCVAQGGKGGLGNAHFLSNSNRAPERALPGLPGEVRQLRLELKLLAEVGIIGLPNAGKSTLISVLSAARPKIADYPFTTLVPNLGVVRKPTGDGTVFADIPGLIEGAHLGVGLGHEFLRHVERTRLLLHLVDATGPDPIAAYHTIQAELQAYGRGLAERPQIVVLNKLDAIGPDQLMPLVEQFQAELGQPILQISAATGLGLETLLQAVWDHLDAPAEMPPDLSPLAKAEVGQL